Proteins from one Betaproteobacteria bacterium genomic window:
- a CDS encoding cyclic beta 1-2 glucan synthetase, with amino-acid sequence MGRRFNLKSGQSFVEYLRKLGSSFNDSDQTSTPPGEEAPMRAALYSADQMAQHGKALAAEHRLATGSITDRLLGRLADNENTLVDVCRQLTSVAIEKRRVTPAGEWLLDNFYLIEEQIRTAKRHLPKGYSRELPRLGSGPSTGHPRVYDIALETVAHGDGRVDPETLGRFVAAYQTVTELRLGELWAIPIMLRLAVIENLRRVGVHIATGWDERNLAELWADRMIEAAEHDPKNLILTIADMARSKPPMVSAFVAELARRLQGRGPSLALPLTWIEQHLAESGQSIARMVQTENQLQAADQVSISNSIGSLRVIGAMDWQSFVETHSIVEQMLLDDPGGIYGAMDFATRDRYRHATEAIARKSHLSEGALATRVVELARGAALAGVDEPAGHVGYYLIGRGLPQLEDAIGVFHSFPESMCRAAARLPLTIYLGGIAVIAGLLSSSLLIRSMAVGLPLWAIILLGLVAMVATSQLAVSLMNWLASLLVAPHPLPKMDFSEGIPPAWRALVVVPTMLTSAAGIDSLIEALEVRFLANRDPSLHFALLTDFLDAGQESLPGDAALMQLAAEKIDALNLKYGQKIGSTVASIFFLFHRPRRWNAQERVWMGYERKRGKLADLNSLLMSGMRDGFSLIVGDTAALAGTRYVITLDTDTQLPRDTARQFVGTMAHPLNHPRFDDKLQRVVSGYGILQPRVSVSLPGTNRSLLARLYGGEPGIDPYTRAVSDVYQDVFGEGSFTGKGIYDIAAFERALGRCFPENRILSHDLLEGCYARAGLLSDVQLYEDCPASYRADVIRRQRWLRGDWQLASWLFRRVPGEGMCRHKNPLSTLSQWKLIDNLRRSLVPAALSVLLVLGWTVLAPVAWWTLSILGILIVPPIFAALLDAIRQPDEILLRQHLAAVASSAWRHFRQLGFELACLPYEAFFSLGAIIRTTWRLLVSHRRLLEWNPSSEVERQLAGRPRSELADSLRSMWLGPLLAIALGAWLFVANPEILDIAGPVLMLWFASPFLAWWLSRPLAAHKARLSAEQGLFLRRIARRTWAFFDHFVGPNDNWMAPDNYQEYRVAAIAHRTSPTNMGLTLLANLSAWDFGYIPTGKLLERTANTLRTMLGLERCRGHFYNWYDTQTLQALPLLYISTVDSGNLAGHLLTLRGGLLELADAPILQPRLLAGLNDTLGLLAETADDAVADSLSTLRQALDTALLNPPQTVVAMAGLLQQLGEGADKLLAEVDASRLPVDDVLPDSESAEWAQALVGQLAESRAELEQLAPWLSLPPPPAGLEVFARIANEADLPTLRSLARLATERCPDIETHLATDLNADQRAWLVELSHQIVLAGNVATQRIAHIDALAEQSGELAQMDYGFLFDKTRHLLSIGYNVTEHRVDCSYYDLLASEARLCNFVAIAQGQLPQESWFSLGRLLTGTGGEPALLSWSGSMFEYLMPMLVMPTYENTLLDQTCKAAVARQIEYGKQRRVPWGVSESGYNTVDLHLNYQYRAFGVPGLGLKRGLAEDLVIAPYATALALMVAPEAACLNLQRMADQGFVGKYGFFEAIDYTPVRQRRGQSHVVVRSFMAHHQGMSLLALSYLLLNQPMQRRFVADRLFQAVLLLLQERIPKATTLFAHTAELADVRLGAEAEISPIRVFTTPDTPVPEVQLLSNGRYHVMVTNAGGGYSRWNELAITRWREDGTRDNWGNFCYIRDLPSSTVWSTTFQPTLKRPDHYEAIFSEGRAEFRRRDSLNSGEGVFETYTDIVVSPEDDIELRRTKITNLSRQRREIEVTSYAEVVIAPSAADELHPAFSNLFVQSEILHGQNAVLCMRRPRSLDEQAPTMLHLMAVHDAKSLAVSAETDRSRFIGRTRSAANPLAMEQAGQLSGSEGSVLDPIVAIRHRIVLEPEQSVTIDMVTGIAETRAVALDLVEKYQDRHLADRVFELTWTHSQVVLRQLNASEADAQLYARLAGSIIHANASLRADASVLIRNQRGQSGLWGYAISGDLPIVLLQIGDAANIDLVRQLVQAHAYWRLKGLVVDLVIWNEDHASYRQRLQDQIMGLIALGVETSIIDRPGGIFVRLAEQISSEDRVLLQSVARAVIADSRGSLAEQLDLRPPPESHVPLLQPSRRYRPEAPSAASVSGADLQFYNGLGGFSADGREYVINLAQGHPTPAPWANVMANPQFGTVISESGSAYTWSENAHEFRLTPWHNDPISDAGGETIYLRDEETGHVWSPTPLPAPGAMPYEIRHGFGVSIFETAVGGIRSELKVYVAIDAAVKFSILKLTNISGRPRKISATGYVEWVLGDLRAKSAMHVTTEVASGSGALLGRNPYSPEFSGRVAFFDVDETNHTLTGDRNEFIGRNGTPQNPAALKRARLSGKVGAGLDPCGAIQVSFELADSETRDIVFRLGVGHSADDAERLVQRFRGPLAARQALEAVEEFWAQSLGAVQVETPDPALDVMVNGWLVYQTLACRIWARSGYYQSGGAFGFRDQLQDMMALIHAEPALVREHLLRCAGRQFAEGDAQHWWHPPSGRGVRTRCSDDYLWLPLVTCRYVQTTGDTGVLDESTSFLDGRPVSPQDDSYYDLPVFSIESGSLYEHCVRAIRHGLRFGSHGLPLMGSGDWNDGMNRVGIEGRGESIWLGFFLHEVLKRFSEVATTRGDSEFAEFCLGEAARLHQNIEDQGWDGAWYRRAYFDDGTPLGSSSSAECRIDSISQSWSVLSGVASASRGQMAMQAVDEHLVHRQIGLVQLLDPPFDRSPLDPGYIRGYVPGVRENGGQYTHAAIWAAMAFAALGDKDRAWELASMINPINHTRSENAVATYKAEPYVMAADVYALAPHTGRGGWSWYSGSAGWMYRLLVESLIGLRLEGGRLHLSPCLPANWPGFKIRYRYRTTVYRIAVAQTKAGPGSFVVDGIEQADCVIQLVDDQAEHQVMIAISQDVAI; translated from the coding sequence ATGGGAAGGCGATTCAATTTGAAATCCGGCCAATCGTTTGTTGAGTACCTTCGCAAACTGGGAAGCAGCTTTAACGATAGCGACCAGACATCCACACCGCCAGGTGAAGAAGCCCCGATGCGGGCGGCCTTGTACAGCGCCGATCAAATGGCGCAGCACGGCAAGGCACTCGCCGCAGAGCACCGGCTCGCCACCGGCAGTATCACGGACCGTCTGCTTGGTCGTCTGGCCGACAACGAAAATACGCTGGTCGATGTTTGTCGCCAACTGACTTCCGTCGCCATTGAAAAACGCAGGGTTACCCCGGCCGGCGAATGGCTGCTCGATAATTTTTACCTGATCGAGGAGCAGATTCGCACGGCCAAGCGGCATTTGCCCAAAGGCTACAGCCGCGAGTTGCCACGCTTGGGCAGTGGGCCGTCGACCGGGCATCCGCGGGTTTACGATATCGCGCTGGAAACCGTCGCGCATGGTGACGGGCGGGTTGATCCAGAAACACTGGGCCGCTTCGTCGCCGCCTATCAAACTGTCACGGAACTCCGTTTGGGCGAGTTGTGGGCGATACCTATCATGCTGCGCCTGGCTGTGATTGAGAACCTGCGCCGGGTTGGCGTACACATCGCCACTGGCTGGGATGAGCGCAACCTGGCCGAATTGTGGGCGGACCGGATGATCGAGGCCGCCGAGCATGATCCGAAGAACCTGATCCTGACTATCGCCGACATGGCACGCTCAAAGCCGCCGATGGTCAGCGCCTTTGTCGCCGAACTGGCGCGTCGGCTGCAGGGGCGAGGCCCGTCGCTGGCTTTGCCGCTGACCTGGATCGAACAACATCTGGCTGAATCCGGCCAGAGCATCGCCCGGATGGTGCAGACCGAGAACCAGTTGCAGGCAGCCGACCAGGTGTCGATCAGCAACAGCATTGGTAGCCTGCGTGTCATCGGGGCGATGGATTGGCAGAGCTTTGTCGAAACCCATAGTATCGTCGAGCAGATGCTGCTTGATGATCCTGGCGGCATTTATGGGGCGATGGATTTCGCGACGCGCGACCGCTATCGCCATGCGACCGAAGCGATTGCCCGCAAGAGCCATCTATCCGAAGGCGCACTGGCTACCCGGGTAGTTGAGCTGGCACGTGGCGCTGCCCTGGCCGGCGTAGATGAGCCGGCCGGACACGTTGGTTATTACCTGATTGGCCGCGGTTTGCCACAGCTGGAAGACGCAATCGGGGTTTTTCACTCCTTCCCGGAGAGCATGTGCCGGGCGGCGGCTAGACTGCCACTGACGATCTACCTTGGCGGTATTGCGGTCATCGCCGGCCTGCTTTCAAGCAGCCTGCTCATTCGGTCCATGGCGGTCGGTTTACCGCTGTGGGCGATAATTTTGCTTGGTCTGGTCGCTATGGTGGCGACCAGCCAACTGGCCGTTTCGTTGATGAACTGGCTGGCCAGCCTGCTGGTGGCGCCGCATCCGCTGCCAAAAATGGATTTCTCCGAGGGCATCCCGCCTGCCTGGAGAGCGCTGGTGGTGGTGCCAACCATGTTGACCAGTGCGGCCGGCATCGACAGCTTGATCGAGGCGCTGGAGGTCAGGTTCCTGGCCAATCGCGATCCCAGTCTGCACTTTGCATTGCTCACCGATTTTCTCGATGCCGGACAGGAGTCCTTACCGGGAGATGCAGCCCTGATGCAGTTGGCGGCTGAAAAGATCGACGCACTGAATTTGAAATATGGGCAAAAAATCGGGTCGACCGTAGCAAGCATCTTTTTCCTGTTCCATCGGCCGCGCCGCTGGAATGCGCAGGAACGCGTGTGGATGGGCTACGAGCGTAAGCGCGGCAAGCTGGCCGATCTGAATTCGCTGCTGATGAGTGGCATGCGCGACGGCTTTTCGCTGATCGTTGGCGATACTGCTGCGCTGGCCGGGACGCGCTATGTCATCACTCTGGATACCGATACCCAGTTGCCGCGCGATACGGCGCGGCAGTTTGTTGGAACGATGGCGCATCCGCTCAACCACCCCCGTTTTGACGACAAGCTGCAGCGTGTTGTCAGCGGCTACGGCATTCTACAGCCGCGCGTTTCGGTCAGCCTGCCGGGCACCAATCGCTCGCTGCTCGCCCGCCTGTATGGCGGCGAACCGGGTATCGATCCGTACACCCGCGCCGTCTCCGATGTTTATCAGGATGTCTTTGGCGAGGGCTCGTTTACCGGCAAGGGCATTTACGATATCGCGGCTTTTGAACGTGCGCTGGGGCGCTGTTTCCCGGAAAACCGCATTCTCAGCCACGACCTGCTCGAAGGTTGCTACGCCCGGGCCGGCCTGCTCAGCGATGTGCAGCTATACGAAGATTGCCCGGCCAGTTACCGGGCTGACGTCATTCGTCGTCAGCGCTGGCTGCGTGGCGATTGGCAACTGGCCAGCTGGTTGTTCCGGCGGGTGCCAGGCGAGGGCATGTGCCGGCATAAGAATCCGCTATCGACGCTATCGCAGTGGAAACTGATCGACAACCTGCGGCGCAGTCTCGTACCGGCTGCGCTGAGCGTACTTTTGGTGCTTGGTTGGACGGTGCTGGCGCCTGTCGCCTGGTGGACGCTGTCGATACTCGGCATCCTGATCGTGCCACCGATTTTTGCCGCCTTGCTCGATGCCATCCGCCAGCCCGATGAAATCCTGCTGCGCCAGCATCTGGCCGCCGTGGCCAGCTCGGCCTGGCGCCATTTCCGACAGCTTGGTTTCGAACTGGCCTGTCTGCCTTACGAAGCATTTTTCAGCCTCGGCGCCATCATTCGCACGACCTGGCGGCTGTTGGTATCACATCGTCGCCTGCTCGAATGGAACCCATCGAGCGAGGTCGAACGCCAGTTGGCCGGACGCCCCCGTAGCGAACTGGCCGATTCTCTGCGAAGTATGTGGCTTGGCCCATTGCTGGCCATCGCGCTTGGCGCCTGGCTGTTTGTCGCCAATCCGGAAATATTGGACATCGCCGGTCCAGTCCTGATGCTCTGGTTTGCCTCGCCCTTCCTGGCCTGGTGGCTCAGTCGCCCGCTGGCTGCGCACAAGGCGCGCCTGAGCGCCGAACAAGGCTTGTTCCTGCGCCGGATTGCCCGACGCACCTGGGCTTTCTTTGACCATTTCGTCGGCCCGAACGACAACTGGATGGCACCGGACAATTATCAGGAGTACCGGGTCGCTGCCATCGCCCACCGCACCTCGCCGACCAATATGGGGCTCACCCTGCTGGCCAACCTGAGTGCCTGGGATTTCGGCTACATCCCGACCGGCAAACTGCTTGAGCGTACTGCCAACACGCTGCGCACCATGCTCGGTCTGGAGCGTTGCCGCGGCCATTTCTACAACTGGTACGACACGCAGACCCTGCAAGCCTTGCCCTTGCTCTATATATCGACGGTCGACAGCGGAAATCTGGCCGGGCACCTGTTAACCCTGCGTGGCGGCCTGCTCGAACTGGCCGACGCACCCATATTGCAGCCGCGATTGCTGGCTGGCCTGAACGATACGCTCGGCCTGCTCGCCGAAACGGCCGACGATGCGGTTGCCGATTCGCTGTCCACCCTGCGTCAGGCGCTGGATACCGCGCTGCTCAATCCGCCGCAGACCGTGGTGGCGATGGCTGGCCTGCTGCAGCAGCTGGGCGAGGGCGCCGACAAATTGCTGGCCGAGGTAGACGCCAGCCGCTTGCCGGTTGATGACGTCCTGCCTGACAGCGAGTCGGCTGAATGGGCTCAGGCGCTCGTCGGCCAACTGGCCGAATCGCGCGCCGAACTGGAACAGCTGGCGCCCTGGTTGAGCCTGCCACCACCCCCCGCCGGGCTGGAAGTCTTTGCCCGGATCGCCAACGAAGCCGACCTGCCGACGCTACGTAGTCTGGCCAGGCTGGCGACCGAACGCTGCCCCGATATCGAGACTCACCTCGCCACGGACCTGAATGCCGACCAACGCGCCTGGCTGGTGGAACTTTCGCACCAGATCGTTCTGGCCGGCAATGTCGCCACCCAACGAATCGCCCACATTGACGCGCTCGCCGAGCAATCCGGAGAGTTGGCGCAGATGGATTACGGTTTCCTGTTCGACAAGACGCGACATCTGCTAAGCATTGGCTACAACGTCACCGAGCACCGGGTCGATTGCAGTTACTACGATCTGCTCGCCTCGGAAGCCCGGCTGTGCAACTTTGTCGCCATCGCTCAGGGACAATTGCCCCAGGAAAGCTGGTTTTCACTCGGCCGTCTGCTGACTGGCACCGGCGGCGAACCAGCCTTGCTGTCATGGAGCGGCTCGATGTTCGAGTACTTGATGCCGATGCTGGTCATGCCCACCTACGAAAACACCTTGCTCGACCAGACCTGCAAGGCGGCAGTAGCAAGGCAGATCGAATATGGCAAACAGCGCAGGGTGCCGTGGGGGGTTTCCGAGTCGGGTTACAACACCGTCGATCTGCACCTCAACTATCAGTACCGTGCTTTTGGCGTGCCTGGGCTGGGCTTGAAGCGTGGCTTGGCCGAAGATCTGGTTATCGCACCGTATGCCACGGCGCTGGCCTTGATGGTGGCGCCAGAAGCGGCCTGCCTCAATCTGCAGCGCATGGCTGACCAAGGCTTTGTCGGTAAATATGGCTTCTTCGAAGCCATCGATTACACGCCTGTTCGCCAGCGACGTGGCCAATCACATGTCGTTGTGCGTTCCTTCATGGCCCACCATCAGGGCATGAGTCTGCTGGCCCTGTCTTACCTTCTGCTCAATCAGCCGATGCAGCGGCGCTTTGTTGCTGATCGCCTGTTTCAGGCCGTCCTGCTGTTGCTTCAGGAACGTATTCCCAAAGCCACGACGCTATTCGCGCACACGGCTGAGCTGGCCGATGTACGTTTGGGGGCGGAAGCCGAAATATCGCCCATCCGCGTCTTCACCACCCCGGATACGCCGGTACCGGAAGTTCAGTTGCTATCGAATGGCCGCTACCACGTCATGGTGACCAATGCCGGCGGTGGCTACAGCCGCTGGAACGAACTGGCCATCACCCGCTGGCGCGAAGACGGCACCCGCGATAATTGGGGTAATTTCTGCTACATCCGCGACCTGCCCAGCAGCACCGTCTGGTCCACCACTTTCCAGCCGACACTCAAACGTCCGGATCACTACGAGGCGATCTTCTCCGAAGGACGCGCCGAATTCCGTCGGCGCGATTCCTTGAACAGTGGGGAAGGGGTGTTCGAAACCTATACCGATATCGTCGTATCGCCAGAGGACGATATCGAACTGCGCCGGACCAAGATCACCAATCTTTCGCGCCAGCGCCGCGAGATCGAAGTCACCAGCTACGCCGAGGTGGTTATCGCGCCGTCAGCGGCCGATGAGCTGCACCCCGCTTTCAGTAACCTGTTTGTGCAGAGCGAGATTCTGCACGGGCAAAATGCCGTGCTGTGCATGCGTCGACCGCGTTCGCTTGACGAGCAGGCGCCGACGATGCTGCACCTGATGGCCGTTCATGATGCCAAGTCGCTGGCCGTTTCGGCTGAAACGGATCGTTCGCGCTTCATCGGGCGAACTCGCAGCGCGGCCAATCCGCTGGCCATGGAGCAAGCTGGCCAGCTGTCCGGGTCCGAGGGCTCGGTGCTCGATCCCATCGTCGCCATTCGCCATCGCATTGTGCTTGAGCCGGAGCAGTCGGTAACCATCGATATGGTGACGGGCATCGCTGAAACCCGCGCCGTGGCACTTGATCTGGTCGAGAAGTATCAGGATCGGCATCTGGCCGACCGCGTTTTCGAATTGACCTGGACGCATAGCCAGGTCGTTCTCCGCCAGCTCAATGCCAGCGAGGCCGACGCCCAGCTTTACGCGCGCCTGGCCGGTTCGATCATTCATGCCAACGCCTCGCTGCGCGCCGATGCCTCGGTGCTGATCCGCAACCAGCGCGGCCAGTCCGGCCTCTGGGGCTACGCCATTTCCGGCGACCTGCCTATTGTTTTGCTGCAAATCGGTGATGCCGCCAATATCGATCTGGTTCGCCAACTGGTGCAGGCCCATGCCTATTGGCGCCTGAAAGGGCTGGTCGTCGATCTGGTGATCTGGAACGAAGACCACGCCAGCTACCGGCAACGGTTGCAGGATCAGATCATGGGGCTGATCGCCCTGGGCGTTGAAACCAGCATCATCGACCGGCCGGGTGGTATTTTTGTGCGTCTGGCGGAACAGATTTCGAGCGAGGACCGCGTCCTGCTGCAATCCGTGGCGCGTGCCGTGATCGCCGATAGCAGGGGCTCGCTGGCCGAACAACTCGACCTGCGGCCGCCGCCTGAGTCGCACGTGCCGCTTCTCCAGCCGAGCCGGCGCTATCGTCCTGAAGCGCCATCCGCGGCCAGCGTCAGCGGTGCTGATCTGCAGTTCTACAACGGGCTGGGCGGCTTTTCAGCTGATGGTCGGGAATACGTGATTAATCTGGCCCAGGGCCATCCGACGCCGGCGCCTTGGGCCAATGTGATGGCCAACCCACAGTTCGGTACGGTGATTTCGGAAAGCGGCAGCGCCTACACCTGGAGCGAAAATGCCCACGAATTTCGCCTGACGCCCTGGCACAACGATCCGATCAGCGATGCCGGTGGCGAGACCATTTACCTGCGCGACGAGGAAACCGGTCACGTCTGGTCGCCGACGCCCTTGCCGGCGCCAGGCGCCATGCCCTACGAAATTCGTCACGGCTTTGGCGTCAGCATTTTCGAAACGGCGGTCGGCGGGATTCGCTCGGAACTCAAGGTCTACGTCGCCATCGACGCCGCCGTTAAATTCTCGATTCTGAAATTGACCAATATTTCCGGTCGACCGCGGAAGATCTCGGCAACGGGCTATGTTGAATGGGTTTTGGGCGATTTGCGGGCCAAGTCGGCGATGCACGTTACCACCGAAGTCGCTTCCGGCAGTGGTGCGCTATTGGGGCGCAATCCCTACAGCCCGGAGTTCTCGGGTCGGGTTGCCTTTTTCGATGTCGATGAAACTAACCACACATTAACTGGCGACCGCAACGAATTCATCGGGCGCAACGGCACGCCGCAGAATCCGGCTGCATTGAAACGGGCTCGCCTGTCCGGCAAGGTCGGTGCCGGCCTCGACCCCTGTGGCGCCATTCAGGTCAGCTTTGAACTGGCCGATAGTGAGACACGCGATATTGTTTTCCGCCTCGGTGTCGGCCACAGTGCCGATGATGCCGAGCGTTTGGTCCAGCGCTTCCGTGGCCCGCTGGCGGCGCGCCAGGCACTCGAAGCCGTCGAGGAGTTCTGGGCTCAGTCACTCGGCGCCGTGCAGGTCGAGACACCCGACCCGGCGCTCGATGTCATGGTCAATGGCTGGCTGGTCTATCAGACGCTGGCGTGCCGGATCTGGGCGCGCAGTGGCTACTATCAGTCCGGCGGTGCTTTTGGCTTCCGCGACCAGTTGCAGGACATGATGGCGCTGATTCATGCCGAACCGGCGCTGGTCCGCGAACATTTGCTACGCTGCGCCGGGCGCCAATTTGCCGAGGGCGATGCCCAGCACTGGTGGCACCCGCCGTCCGGCCGTGGCGTTCGTACCCGTTGTTCGGATGACTATTTGTGGTTACCGCTGGTTACCTGCCGTTATGTGCAGACAACCGGTGACACAGGTGTGCTGGATGAAAGCACTTCTTTCCTCGATGGTCGCCCGGTTAGCCCGCAAGACGACTCCTACTACGATCTGCCTGTGTTCAGCATTGAATCGGGCAGCTTGTACGAACATTGCGTCCGTGCCATCCGTCACGGATTGCGTTTTGGCAGCCACGGCCTACCGCTGATGGGTTCCGGCGACTGGAACGACGGCATGAACCGGGTTGGTATTGAGGGGCGGGGCGAGAGCATCTGGCTCGGCTTCTTCCTCCATGAAGTGCTGAAACGCTTTAGCGAGGTGGCAACAACTCGGGGAGATTCCGAATTCGCCGAATTCTGCCTTGGCGAGGCGGCCCGGCTGCATCAGAACATTGAAGATCAGGGCTGGGATGGCGCCTGGTATCGTCGCGCGTATTTCGATGATGGTACGCCGCTTGGTTCGAGTAGCAGCGCAGAGTGCCGGATCGACTCAATCTCCCAGAGCTGGTCGGTATTGTCAGGCGTCGCCAGTGCTTCGCGCGGGCAAATGGCCATGCAGGCTGTCGACGAGCATCTCGTTCATCGTCAGATCGGGCTGGTTCAACTACTTGATCCGCCCTTCGACCGCTCGCCTCTTGATCCCGGCTATATCCGCGGCTACGTCCCGGGAGTTCGGGAAAACGGTGGACAATACACGCATGCCGCGATCTGGGCGGCCATGGCCTTTGCCGCGCTCGGCGACAAGGATCGGGCCTGGGAACTGGCTTCGATGATCAATCCGATCAACCACACGCGTTCGGAAAATGCCGTAGCGACCTACAAGGCCGAGCCTTACGTAATGGCTGCTGATGTCTATGCACTGGCACCGCACACCGGCCGTGGCGGCTGGTCGTGGTATTCCGGTTCGGCCGGCTGGATGTACAGGCTGCTCGTCGAATCCCTGATTGGCTTGCGGTTGGAAGGCGGCAGATTACACTTGTCACCCTGCCTACCGGCGAACTGGCCTGGATTCAAGATACGCTACCGCTATCGGACAACGGTTTATCGCATTGCAGTCGCACAAACCAAAGCTGGACCAGGCAGCTTCGTCGTTGATGGCATTGAACAAGCGGACTGTGTGATTCAGTTGGTGGATGACCAAGCCGAGCATCAGGTCATGATCGCAATCAGTCAGGACGTGGCTATTTGA
- a CDS encoding response regulator yields the protein MTATEPIAIAELRLRAEEQLDAKPGDKQAAILQGDQMRLLHELQVHQVELEMQNRELIEAQSEISRNLEQLTELYDLAPIAYLTLDRNGCITKSNVMARKLLGTPFLALNRCHLSRFIAHDSLHAYKEFINHIFSLGRLESCNLTLPGRVESAPIHVFMEGVADEDRQECRLVVTDLSRQHASDAALASLAIRGEKLAAATRAAETANRAKATFLANMSHEIRTPMSAILGMVHLMRRSGLNIQQNAQLEKIDVAAKHLLGIINDILDLSKIDAEQLLIEQMPFKLDILLAEVSSLVIDKIEAKNLVFRISMAPELRECELIGDPLHLKQILLNLLSNAVKFTECGLIELRVVLDTVNNKEMVLRFTVQDSGCGIPADALARVFMPFEQVDASTTRQYGGTGLGLSISRRLVELMHGKLEVSSTLGSGSTFSFTIPLQRGVEVSAPAYFEAKPAKPDAESILKTRHRNKRILLVEDDQVIQEVMLAILQEDIGLLVDVANNGAQAIDIAATHDYDLILMDMQMPVMDGLTATKALRQQAKHMKTPILAMTANAFIEDIQRCIDAGMDDFIAKPVEPEILFDTLVKWLEALQPIK from the coding sequence ATGACAGCCACCGAACCCATCGCCATCGCCGAACTGCGGCTCAGAGCCGAAGAACAGCTTGATGCCAAGCCAGGAGACAAGCAGGCGGCCATACTTCAGGGAGACCAGATGCGACTGCTGCACGAACTTCAAGTCCATCAGGTTGAGCTCGAAATGCAAAATCGTGAGCTGATCGAGGCTCAGTCGGAAATATCCCGGAATCTTGAGCAACTGACTGAACTTTATGATCTGGCACCTATCGCTTATTTAACCCTTGATCGCAATGGTTGTATTACCAAATCCAACGTTATGGCCAGAAAGCTCCTGGGCACGCCATTTCTGGCACTGAATCGCTGTCATCTATCACGATTCATCGCGCATGATTCGCTGCACGCCTACAAGGAATTCATCAACCACATTTTCTCGCTGGGCCGACTGGAGTCCTGCAACCTGACCCTGCCCGGCAGGGTGGAGTCAGCTCCCATCCATGTTTTCATGGAGGGTGTTGCCGATGAGGATCGTCAGGAATGCCGACTGGTCGTTACCGATCTAAGTCGCCAGCATGCTTCGGATGCAGCGCTCGCTTCACTGGCCATTCGGGGCGAAAAACTGGCTGCTGCCACAAGAGCAGCCGAAACAGCCAACCGAGCCAAAGCGACGTTTCTTGCCAACATGAGCCATGAAATCAGGACGCCAATGAGCGCTATCTTGGGCATGGTGCATCTGATGCGGCGCTCCGGGCTGAATATTCAACAGAATGCTCAACTTGAAAAAATTGACGTCGCAGCCAAACATCTCCTGGGAATCATCAACGACATCCTCGATCTTTCAAAAATTGATGCGGAACAGCTCTTGATCGAGCAAATGCCATTCAAGCTCGACATACTGCTGGCAGAGGTCAGCAGCCTCGTTATCGATAAAATCGAGGCCAAAAATCTGGTGTTCCGGATAAGCATGGCACCTGAACTGCGCGAATGCGAGCTGATTGGCGACCCCTTGCACCTCAAGCAGATCTTGCTGAACCTGTTAAGCAATGCAGTCAAATTTACCGAGTGCGGATTGATCGAACTCAGGGTTGTCCTGGATACTGTGAACAACAAGGAAATGGTTCTCCGTTTCACCGTGCAGGACTCTGGTTGTGGCATACCTGCCGATGCCTTGGCTCGGGTCTTCATGCCTTTCGAGCAGGTAGATGCCTCCACGACCCGACAGTACGGTGGTACCGGGCTTGGTTTGAGTATTTCAAGACGACTGGTAGAGCTCATGCACGGCAAACTGGAGGTAAGCAGCACACTGGGTAGTGGAAGTACCTTTTCCTTCACTATCCCCTTGCAGCGCGGCGTTGAAGTTTCTGCGCCAGCTTATTTCGAGGCAAAACCGGCAAAGCCCGATGCCGAAAGCATCTTGAAAACAAGGCATCGTAACAAGCGCATCCTGCTCGTTGAAGATGATCAAGTCATCCAGGAAGTGATGCTGGCAATCTTGCAGGAAGACATCGGCTTACTGGTCGATGTAGCGAACAACGGTGCCCAGGCCATCGATATTGCCGCCACCCATGACTACGATCTTATCCTGATGGACATGCAGATGCCGGTCATGGACGGCCTGACCGCTACCAAGGCCCTTCGGCAACAGGCAAAACACATGAAAACCCCGATTCTGGCCATGACCGCCAATGCGTTTATCGAAGACATTCAACGCTGTATCGATGCCGGCATGGACGATTTCATCGCAAAGCCCGTGGAACCCGAAATACTTTTTGACACCCTTGTAAAGTGGCTGGAAGCGTTGCAACCGATCAAATAG